In a single window of the Cupriavidus sp. P-10 genome:
- the leuE gene encoding leucine efflux protein LeuE, whose product MNAFMQTAFGITDFWTYLLGTIFIVLLPGPNSMYVLSVAAQRGVRAGYKGACGVFLGDFVLMVLSAAGVASLLKASPALFYVVKYIGAAYLAWIGFSMLRGAVRNWAARGDAAATLTVGKSDQSDPFRKALLISLLNPKAILFFISFFIQFVDPAFGYPVLSFSVLGVVAQLCSFAYLTTIIFVGAKLADAFRRRRRLSAGMSSGVGAMFIGFGAKLATATMN is encoded by the coding sequence ATGAACGCCTTTATGCAAACCGCCTTCGGCATCACCGATTTCTGGACCTACCTGCTCGGCACGATCTTTATCGTGCTGCTGCCGGGGCCGAACTCGATGTATGTGCTGTCGGTGGCGGCGCAGCGCGGCGTGCGCGCCGGCTACAAGGGCGCGTGCGGGGTGTTCCTGGGCGACTTCGTGCTGATGGTGCTGTCGGCGGCGGGCGTGGCCTCGCTGCTGAAGGCCAGCCCGGCGCTGTTCTACGTGGTGAAGTACATCGGCGCGGCCTACCTGGCGTGGATCGGCTTCAGCATGCTGCGCGGCGCGGTGCGCAACTGGGCCGCGCGCGGCGATGCCGCCGCCACGTTGACCGTTGGCAAGTCGGACCAGTCCGACCCGTTCCGCAAGGCGTTGCTGATCAGCCTGCTGAACCCGAAGGCGATCCTGTTCTTCATCTCGTTCTTCATCCAGTTCGTTGATCCGGCCTTCGGCTATCCGGTGCTGTCGTTCTCCGTGCTGGGTGTGGTCGCCCAGTTGTGCAGCTTTGCCTACCTGACCACGATCATTTTCGTGGGCGCCAAGCTGGCCGATGCATTCCGGCGCCGCCGGCGCCTGTCGGCGGGCATGTCGAGCGGGGTGGGCGCGATGTTCATCGGCTTCGGCGCCAAGCTGGCGACGGCCACCATGAACTAG
- the carB gene encoding carbamoyl-phosphate synthase large subunit has protein sequence MPKRTDIKSILIIGAGPIIIGQACEFDYSGAQACKALREEGFKVILVNSNPATIMTDPNTADVTYIEPITWEVVERIIEKERPDAILPTMGGQTALNCALDLHRHGVLDKYKVELIGASPEAIDKAEDRQKFKDAMTKIGLGSAKSGIAHSMDEAMAVQSRIAQETGSGGYPIVIRPSFTLGGTGGGIAYNREEFEEICKRGLDLSPTRELLIEESLLGWKEYEMEVVRDKQDNCIIICSIENLDPMGIHTGDSITVAPAQTLTDKEYQILRNASLAVLREIGVDTGGSNVQFSINPKDGRMIVIEMNPRVSRSSALASKATGFPIAKVAAKLAVGYTLDELKNEITGGATPASFEPSIDYVVTKVPRFAFEKFPQADSHLTTQMKSVGEVMAMGRTFQESFQKALRGLEVGVDGLDEKSSNRDEVVEEIGEAGPDRIWYVGDAFRLGMSLEEVYAETDIDPWFLAQIEDIVKTENLVKARTLDSLSAAELRFLKQKGFSDRRLARLLKTDAKAVREARIAQNVRPVYKRVDTCAAEFATNTAYMYSTYEAEHGECEAQPTDKKKIMVLGGGPNRIGQGIEFDYCCVHAALALREDGYETIMVNCNPETVSTDYDTSDRLYFEPVTLEDVLEIVAIEKPVGVIVQYGGQTPLKLALDLEANGVPIIGTSPDMIDAAEDRERFQKLLQELGLRQPPNRTARAEDEALRLAEEIGYPLVVRPSYVLGGRAMEIVHEPRDLERYMREAVKVSNDSPVLLDRFLNDAIECDVDALSDGKRVFIGGVMEHIEQAGVHSGDSACSLPPYSLSAETVAELKRQTAAMAKALNVVGLMNVQFAIQQNNGVDTVYVLEVNPRASRTVPYVSKATGMQLAKIAARCMAGQSLDEQGITNEVVPPYYSVKEAVFPFNKFPGVDPVLGPEMRSTGEVMGVGKTFGEALFKSQLAAGSRLPEKGTVLITVKDSDKPRAVAVARMLHDMGYPIVATRGTASAIEAAGIPVKVVNKVKDGRPHIVDMIKNGELALVFTTVDETRGAIADSRSIRTSALANRVPYYTTIAGASAAVEGLKHMQSLEVYDLQGLHATLA, from the coding sequence ATGCCAAAACGCACAGACATCAAGAGCATCCTGATCATCGGCGCGGGCCCCATCATCATCGGCCAGGCGTGCGAGTTCGACTACTCCGGCGCCCAGGCCTGCAAGGCCCTGCGCGAAGAAGGCTTCAAGGTCATCCTGGTCAACTCGAACCCGGCGACCATCATGACCGATCCCAACACGGCCGATGTGACCTACATCGAGCCGATCACCTGGGAAGTGGTCGAGCGCATTATCGAGAAGGAGCGTCCTGACGCGATCCTGCCGACCATGGGCGGCCAGACCGCGCTGAACTGCGCGCTGGACCTGCACCGCCACGGCGTGCTGGACAAGTACAAGGTCGAGCTGATCGGCGCGTCGCCGGAAGCCATCGACAAGGCCGAGGACCGCCAGAAGTTCAAGGACGCCATGACCAAGATCGGTCTGGGTTCGGCCAAGTCCGGCATCGCCCACTCGATGGACGAAGCCATGGCCGTGCAGTCGCGCATCGCGCAGGAAACCGGCTCCGGCGGCTACCCGATCGTGATCCGCCCGTCGTTCACGCTGGGCGGTACCGGCGGCGGCATCGCTTACAACCGCGAAGAATTCGAAGAGATCTGCAAGCGCGGCCTGGACCTGTCGCCGACGCGCGAGCTGCTGATCGAAGAGTCGCTGCTGGGCTGGAAAGAGTATGAGATGGAAGTGGTCCGCGACAAGCAGGACAACTGCATCATCATCTGCTCGATCGAGAACCTGGACCCGATGGGCATCCACACCGGCGACTCGATCACCGTTGCTCCGGCCCAGACCCTGACCGACAAGGAATACCAGATCCTGCGCAATGCCTCGCTGGCGGTGCTGCGCGAGATCGGCGTCGACACCGGCGGCTCCAACGTGCAGTTCTCGATCAACCCGAAGGACGGTCGCATGATCGTCATCGAGATGAACCCGCGCGTGTCGCGTTCGTCGGCGCTGGCCTCCAAGGCCACCGGCTTCCCGATCGCCAAGGTTGCGGCCAAGCTGGCCGTGGGCTACACGCTGGACGAGCTGAAGAACGAAATCACCGGCGGCGCGACCCCGGCCTCGTTCGAGCCGTCGATCGACTACGTGGTCACCAAGGTGCCGCGATTCGCGTTCGAGAAATTCCCGCAGGCCGACAGCCACCTGACCACCCAGATGAAGTCGGTGGGTGAGGTGATGGCCATGGGCCGTACCTTCCAGGAATCGTTCCAGAAGGCCCTGCGCGGCCTGGAAGTCGGCGTCGATGGCCTCGACGAGAAGTCGTCGAACCGTGATGAAGTGGTCGAGGAAATCGGCGAAGCCGGCCCGGACCGCATCTGGTACGTGGGCGACGCGTTCCGCCTGGGCATGTCGCTGGAAGAGGTCTATGCCGAGACCGACATCGACCCCTGGTTCCTGGCCCAGATCGAAGACATCGTCAAGACCGAAAACCTGGTCAAGGCGCGCACGCTGGACAGCCTGTCGGCCGCCGAGCTGCGCTTCCTGAAGCAGAAGGGCTTCTCCGACCGCCGCCTGGCCAGGCTGCTGAAGACCGACGCCAAGGCCGTGCGCGAGGCGCGCATCGCCCAGAACGTGCGCCCGGTCTACAAGCGCGTGGACACCTGCGCGGCCGAGTTCGCCACCAACACCGCCTACATGTACTCGACCTACGAGGCCGAGCATGGCGAGTGCGAGGCGCAGCCGACCGACAAGAAGAAGATCATGGTGCTGGGCGGCGGCCCGAACCGGATCGGCCAGGGCATCGAGTTCGACTACTGCTGCGTGCACGCCGCGCTGGCGCTGCGCGAAGACGGGTACGAGACCATCATGGTCAACTGCAACCCGGAAACCGTGTCGACCGACTATGACACCTCGGACCGCCTGTACTTCGAGCCGGTGACGCTGGAAGACGTGCTGGAGATCGTCGCGATCGAGAAGCCGGTCGGCGTGATCGTGCAGTACGGCGGCCAGACCCCGCTGAAGCTGGCGCTGGACCTGGAAGCCAATGGCGTGCCCATCATCGGCACCAGCCCCGACATGATCGACGCCGCGGAAGACCGCGAGCGCTTCCAGAAGCTGCTGCAGGAACTGGGCCTGCGCCAGCCGCCCAACCGCACCGCGCGTGCCGAGGACGAAGCGCTGCGCCTGGCCGAGGAAATCGGCTACCCGCTGGTGGTTCGCCCCTCTTACGTGCTGGGCGGCCGCGCCATGGAAATCGTGCACGAGCCGCGCGACCTCGAGCGCTACATGCGCGAGGCCGTCAAGGTGTCGAACGACTCCCCGGTGCTGCTGGACCGCTTCCTGAATGACGCCATCGAGTGCGATGTCGACGCCCTGAGCGATGGCAAGCGCGTGTTCATCGGCGGCGTGATGGAGCACATCGAGCAGGCTGGCGTGCACTCGGGCGACTCCGCCTGCTCGCTGCCGCCGTACTCGCTGTCGGCCGAGACCGTCGCTGAACTGAAGCGCCAGACCGCCGCGATGGCCAAGGCGCTGAACGTGGTCGGCCTGATGAACGTGCAGTTCGCCATCCAGCAGAACAACGGTGTCGACACCGTGTACGTGCTGGAAGTGAACCCGCGCGCCTCGCGTACCGTGCCGTACGTGTCGAAGGCCACCGGCATGCAGCTGGCCAAGATCGCCGCGCGCTGCATGGCCGGCCAGTCGCTGGACGAGCAGGGCATTACCAACGAGGTGGTGCCGCCGTATTACAGCGTCAAGGAAGCAGTGTTCCCGTTCAACAAGTTCCCGGGCGTCGATCCGGTCCTCGGACCTGAAATGCGCTCCACCGGCGAAGTGATGGGCGTGGGCAAGACCTTCGGCGAAGCGCTGTTCAAGAGCCAGCTGGCCGCGGGTTCGCGCCTGCCGGAAAAGGGCACCGTGCTGATCACCGTAAAGGACAGCGACAAGCCGCGCGCCGTTGCTGTGGCCCGCATGCTGCACGACATGGGCTACCCGATCGTCGCCACCCGCGGCACCGCCTCGGCCATCGAAGCCGCCGGCATCCCGGTCAAGGTGGTGAACAAGGTCAAGGACGGCCGTCCGCACATTGTTGACATGATCAAGAACGGCGAACTGGCGCTGGTGTTCACCACGGTGGACGAGACCCGCGGCGCGATCGCGGATTCGCGCTCGATCCGTACCTCGGCGCTGGCCAACCGCGTGCCTTACTACACCACCATCGCCGGCGCCAGCGCCGCGGTGGAAGGCCTGAAGCACATGCAGAGCCTCGAGGTCTATGACCTGCAAGGCCTGCACGCCACGCTGGCGTAA
- a CDS encoding RidA family protein: MKILQPPDWAPPRGYANGTMTEMHAGSRLIFVSGQIGWNGKCEFETDDFGMQVAQTLRNVVDVLAAGGARPEHIARMTWYVKDKAEYVAAYRAIGEHYRAIIGRHFPAMTAVEVADLVEPRAKVEIEVTAVVPPQA; this comes from the coding sequence ATGAAAATCCTGCAGCCGCCCGACTGGGCGCCCCCGCGTGGCTACGCCAACGGCACGATGACTGAAATGCATGCCGGCAGCCGCCTGATCTTTGTCAGCGGCCAGATCGGCTGGAATGGCAAGTGCGAGTTCGAGACCGATGACTTCGGCATGCAGGTGGCGCAAACGCTGCGCAATGTGGTCGATGTGCTGGCCGCCGGCGGCGCGCGGCCGGAACATATCGCACGGATGACCTGGTATGTGAAGGACAAGGCGGAATACGTCGCGGCCTATCGGGCGATCGGCGAACATTACCGCGCCATCATCGGCCGGCACTTCCCGGCCATGACCGCGGTCGAAGTGGCTGACCTGGTCGAGCCGCGCGCCAAGGTCGAAATCGAGGTCACGGCGGTTGTGCCGCCGCAGGCGTAA
- the carA gene encoding glutamine-hydrolyzing carbamoyl-phosphate synthase small subunit: protein MLPSFPSAILALADGTVFRGYSIGASGHTIGEVVFNTAITGYQEILTDPSYSRQIVTLTYPHIGNYGVNPEDVEATKVHAAGLIIKDLPILASNFRKEHTLAHYLKQEKVVAIAGIDTRKLTRILREKGAQNGCILAGEDNVQKAIDLARSFPGLAGMDLAKVVSVKEPYEWTQSEWALGEGYGKQDKPQFHVVAYDYGVKFNILRMLAERGCKVTVLPAQATAADALALNPDGVFLSNGPGDPEPCDYAITATREFIERGIPTFGICLGHQIMALAVGAKTLKMKAGHHGANHPVKDLEDGRVMITSQNHGFAVDADTLPANARVTHVSLFDGTLQGFALTDKPAFCFQGHPEASPGPNDVAYLFDRFIQHMTDARK from the coding sequence GTGTTACCGTCTTTTCCGTCCGCCATTCTCGCGCTAGCAGACGGCACGGTCTTTCGTGGCTATTCCATTGGCGCTTCCGGCCATACCATCGGTGAAGTGGTGTTCAACACCGCCATTACCGGTTACCAGGAAATCCTCACCGACCCGAGCTATTCGCGGCAGATCGTCACGCTGACGTACCCGCATATCGGCAACTACGGTGTCAATCCTGAGGATGTCGAAGCCACGAAAGTCCATGCCGCCGGCCTGATCATCAAGGATCTGCCGATCCTGGCCTCCAATTTCCGCAAGGAACACACCCTCGCGCACTACCTGAAGCAGGAAAAGGTGGTGGCGATCGCCGGCATCGATACCCGCAAGCTGACCCGCATCCTGCGCGAGAAGGGCGCCCAGAACGGCTGCATCCTGGCTGGCGAGGACAACGTGCAGAAGGCCATCGACCTGGCCCGCTCGTTCCCCGGCCTGGCCGGCATGGACCTGGCCAAGGTGGTCTCGGTCAAGGAACCGTACGAGTGGACCCAGTCCGAATGGGCGCTGGGCGAAGGCTACGGCAAGCAGGACAAGCCGCAGTTCCACGTGGTCGCCTATGACTACGGCGTCAAGTTCAACATCCTGCGCATGCTGGCCGAGCGCGGCTGCAAGGTGACGGTGCTGCCGGCACAGGCGACTGCCGCCGACGCGCTGGCACTGAATCCGGACGGCGTGTTCCTGTCCAACGGCCCCGGCGACCCCGAGCCGTGCGACTACGCCATCACCGCCACGCGCGAGTTCATCGAGCGCGGCATCCCGACCTTCGGCATCTGCCTGGGCCACCAGATCATGGCCCTGGCCGTCGGCGCCAAGACGCTGAAGATGAAGGCCGGCCACCACGGCGCCAACCACCCGGTCAAGGACCTGGAGGATGGCCGTGTGATGATCACGTCGCAGAACCACGGTTTCGCGGTCGATGCCGACACGTTGCCCGCCAACGCGCGCGTGACGCATGTGTCGCTGTTCGACGGCACGCTGCAGGGCTTCGCGCTGACCGACAAGCCGGCGTTCTGCTTCCAGGGTCACCCGGAAGCCTCGCCCGGCCCGAACGACGTGGCTTATCTGTTCGACCGCTTCATCCAGCACATGACGGACGCGCGCAAATAA
- a CDS encoding YhbY family RNA-binding protein: MPALQLIPAQRSELRSRAHALNPVVMVGAEGLTGAVLAEIDRSLAAHDLIKIRVFGDDRDARIAIYEEICEALSAAPIQHIGKLLVVWRPGEARLKENQPDNLGRHAPPARRGGAAPRTVTVKKPSAAPNRRPTRKEVTVLGNERVTAGGNVKRSRARPTSQKKKALG; encoded by the coding sequence ATGCCCGCACTACAACTGATTCCTGCCCAGCGCTCAGAACTGCGCTCCCGTGCCCATGCCCTGAACCCGGTCGTCATGGTTGGCGCCGAAGGCCTTACCGGCGCCGTGCTGGCCGAGATCGACCGCAGCCTGGCTGCGCACGACCTGATCAAGATCCGCGTGTTCGGCGACGACCGCGACGCCCGTATCGCAATCTACGAAGAAATCTGCGAAGCGCTGAGCGCCGCGCCGATCCAGCATATCGGCAAGCTGCTGGTGGTCTGGCGCCCGGGCGAAGCGCGCCTGAAGGAAAACCAGCCGGACAACCTGGGCCGCCATGCCCCGCCGGCCCGCCGCGGCGGCGCCGCGCCGCGCACGGTCACGGTCAAGAAACCCAGCGCCGCGCCGAATCGCCGCCCGACCCGCAAGGAAGTGACCGTACTGGGTAACGAGCGTGTCACCGCGGGCGGCAACGTCAAGCGCTCGCGCGCGCGGCCGACCAGCCAGAAGAAGAAAGCACTGGGCTGA
- the ftsH gene encoding ATP-dependent zinc metalloprotease FtsH: MNNNLFQKAAIWLVIALVLFTVFKQFDKPRAQDSVTYSQFMDDAKNGKVSRVDVQGRNLVVSPKEGAKYTIISPGDIWMVGDLMKYGVQVTGKADDEPNVLVQALYYLGPTLLIIVFWFYMMRQMQGGGKGGAFSFGKSRARLIDENQNAVTFQDVAGCDESKEEVVELVDFLKDPQKFQKLGGRIPRGVLLVGPPGTGKTLLARAIAGEAKVPFFSISGSDFVEMFVGVGAARVRDMFENAKKQAPCIVFIDEIDAVGRHRGAGMGGGNDEREQTLNQMLVEMDGFEANSGVIVIAATNRADVLDKALLRPGRFDRQVYVGLPDIRGREQILKVHMRKVPIGNDVDASVIARGTPGFSGADLANLVNEAALFAARRNKRVVDMQDFEDAKDKIYMGPERKSTVMREEERRATAYHESGHAVVAKLLPKADPVHKVTIMPRGWALGVTWQLPEHDKYSKYKDSMLEEVAILFGGRAAEEVFLNAMSTGASNDFERATKIARDMVTRFGMSDSLGAMVYVDTEQDGMFGKLSSKTVSEATQQKVDAEIRRIIDEQYALAKRLLEDNRDKVEAMTNALMEWETIDADQVNDIMAGKPPRPPRSASGPNGGGSTPSGGSPVAPTNAPATA, from the coding sequence TTGAATAACAACCTGTTTCAAAAGGCGGCAATCTGGCTCGTGATCGCGCTGGTTTTGTTTACCGTCTTCAAGCAGTTCGACAAGCCCCGTGCGCAGGACAGCGTCACCTATTCGCAGTTCATGGATGACGCCAAGAACGGCAAGGTGTCGCGTGTCGACGTGCAGGGCCGCAACCTGGTGGTCTCCCCGAAGGAAGGCGCCAAGTACACCATCATCTCGCCGGGCGACATCTGGATGGTCGGCGACCTGATGAAGTATGGCGTCCAGGTGACCGGCAAGGCGGATGACGAACCCAACGTGCTGGTCCAGGCCCTGTATTACCTCGGACCGACCCTGCTGATCATCGTGTTCTGGTTCTACATGATGCGCCAGATGCAAGGCGGCGGGAAAGGCGGCGCATTCTCATTCGGCAAGTCGCGCGCGCGCCTGATCGACGAGAACCAGAACGCCGTCACGTTCCAGGACGTGGCCGGCTGCGACGAGTCCAAGGAAGAAGTGGTCGAACTGGTCGACTTCCTGAAGGACCCGCAGAAGTTCCAGAAGCTGGGCGGCCGTATCCCGCGTGGCGTGCTGCTGGTCGGCCCTCCGGGTACCGGCAAGACGCTGCTGGCGCGTGCCATTGCCGGCGAGGCCAAGGTGCCGTTCTTCAGCATCTCTGGTTCGGACTTCGTTGAAATGTTCGTCGGCGTGGGCGCGGCCCGTGTCCGCGACATGTTCGAGAACGCCAAGAAGCAGGCACCCTGCATCGTGTTCATCGATGAAATCGACGCGGTCGGCCGCCATCGTGGCGCCGGCATGGGCGGCGGCAACGACGAGCGCGAGCAGACCCTGAACCAGATGCTGGTCGAGATGGACGGCTTCGAGGCCAACTCGGGCGTGATCGTGATCGCCGCGACCAACCGTGCCGACGTGCTGGACAAGGCGCTGCTGCGTCCGGGTCGTTTCGACCGCCAGGTCTACGTGGGCCTGCCGGACATCCGCGGCCGCGAGCAGATCCTGAAGGTCCACATGCGCAAGGTGCCGATCGGCAACGACGTCGATGCCTCGGTGATCGCGCGTGGTACCCCGGGCTTCTCGGGCGCTGACCTGGCCAACCTGGTCAACGAAGCTGCCCTGTTTGCCGCCCGCCGCAACAAGCGCGTGGTCGACATGCAGGACTTCGAGGACGCCAAGGACAAGATCTACATGGGTCCGGAGCGCAAGTCGACGGTCATGCGCGAGGAAGAGCGCCGTGCCACGGCTTACCACGAGTCCGGTCATGCGGTGGTTGCCAAGCTGCTGCCCAAGGCCGACCCGGTGCACAAGGTCACCATCATGCCGCGTGGCTGGGCGCTGGGCGTGACCTGGCAGCTGCCGGAGCATGACAAGTATTCGAAGTACAAGGACAGCATGCTGGAAGAGGTCGCGATCCTCTTCGGCGGCCGGGCGGCGGAAGAAGTCTTCCTCAACGCCATGAGCACCGGGGCGTCCAACGACTTCGAGCGTGCCACCAAGATCGCCCGTGACATGGTGACCCGCTTCGGCATGAGCGATTCGCTTGGCGCCATGGTCTACGTGGACACCGAGCAGGATGGCATGTTCGGCAAGCTGTCTTCCAAGACCGTGTCGGAAGCCACGCAGCAGAAGGTCGACGCCGAGATCCGCCGCATCATCGACGAGCAATACGCGCTGGCCAAGCGCCTGCTCGAAGATAACCGCGACAAGGTCGAAGCCATGACCAACGCGCTGATGGAGTGGGAAACCATCGATGCCGACCAGGTCAACGACATCATGGCCGGCAAGCCTCCGCGCCCGCCGCGCAGCGCATCGGGCCCCAACGGTGGTGGCAGCACGCCTTCGGGCGGCTCGCCGGTGGCGCCGACGAACGCGCCTGCCACGGCCTGA
- a CDS encoding RlmE family RNA methyltransferase codes for MAKNKFNHSWLHDHINDPYVKMAQREGYRARAAYKLKEIDEQDKLIHPGQVIVDLGAAPGSWSQYARNKLAASPRARDGKIDGAVVAIDILPMESVADVTFIQGDFREEEVFRQLEDVVLEASGGDKIDLVISDMAPNLSGVASADSARIEYLCDLALEFAQAHLKPEGALLVKCFHGSGYSQIVEKFKRQFKVVAKRKPKASRDKSSETFILGRYLKAVD; via the coding sequence ATGGCAAAGAACAAGTTTAACCATTCGTGGCTGCACGACCACATCAACGACCCCTACGTGAAGATGGCGCAGCGGGAGGGCTATCGTGCCCGCGCCGCATACAAGCTCAAGGAAATTGACGAGCAGGACAAGCTGATCCATCCGGGCCAGGTGATCGTCGACCTGGGGGCGGCGCCAGGCAGCTGGAGCCAGTACGCCCGCAACAAGCTGGCGGCTTCACCGCGGGCCAGGGACGGAAAGATCGACGGCGCGGTGGTGGCGATCGATATCCTGCCGATGGAGTCTGTCGCGGACGTCACATTTATCCAGGGCGATTTCCGCGAGGAGGAAGTCTTCCGCCAGCTCGAAGATGTCGTGCTGGAGGCCTCTGGCGGTGACAAAATCGACCTTGTTATCTCCGACATGGCCCCCAATTTGTCCGGTGTAGCCTCCGCCGATTCGGCGCGGATCGAGTACTTGTGCGATCTGGCCCTTGAGTTTGCTCAGGCCCACCTGAAGCCGGAAGGCGCATTGCTGGTAAAGTGTTTCCACGGGAGCGGCTACAGCCAGATCGTGGAGAAGTTCAAACGGCAGTTCAAAGTGGTCGCGAAGCGCAAGCCCAAGGCGTCGCGCGACAAATCTTCCGAAACCTTTATCCTTGGGCGCTACCTGAAGGCGGTGGATTGA
- the folP gene encoding dihydropteroate synthase, protein MQQTPQTRYFQCGRFRFALDQRPLVMGILNVTPDSFSDGGQHASRNAAVRHAEQMLAEGVDIIDIGGESSRPGSAALPLEDELARVIPVVEALRDCGKPLSIDTYKPEVMRAALAAGADLINDIWGFRMPGAVEALAAPEAGQAGLCVMHMQRDPQTMQEDPHYDDVVGEVADFLAERIAVLRAAGIDDARISLDPGFGFGKTPDHNLRLLGQLPRVAVEGLPVLAGISRKSTLGTILGGRPPQQRIAASIAAAVCAVERGAFIVRVHDVEQTVDAVKTWWAVRNESVAAG, encoded by the coding sequence TTGCAGCAAACTCCACAGACCCGGTATTTCCAGTGCGGACGCTTCCGCTTTGCGCTCGACCAGCGCCCGCTCGTGATGGGCATCCTCAACGTTACGCCCGACTCCTTCTCGGACGGCGGCCAGCACGCCAGTCGCAATGCCGCCGTGCGCCACGCCGAGCAGATGCTCGCGGAGGGCGTGGACATCATCGACATCGGTGGCGAATCCAGCCGGCCGGGCTCGGCCGCATTGCCGCTCGAGGATGAGTTGGCGCGCGTGATCCCGGTAGTCGAGGCATTGCGCGACTGTGGCAAGCCGCTGTCGATCGACACTTACAAGCCCGAGGTCATGCGCGCCGCGCTTGCGGCCGGCGCGGATCTCATCAACGATATCTGGGGCTTCCGCATGCCGGGCGCGGTGGAGGCACTGGCGGCGCCGGAGGCGGGGCAGGCCGGGCTATGCGTGATGCACATGCAGCGCGATCCGCAGACCATGCAGGAAGACCCGCACTATGACGATGTGGTCGGCGAGGTGGCGGACTTCCTGGCCGAGCGCATTGCCGTGCTGCGCGCCGCCGGCATCGATGACGCCCGCATATCCCTCGATCCGGGGTTTGGCTTCGGCAAGACGCCGGATCATAATCTGCGCCTGCTCGGCCAGTTGCCGCGGGTGGCGGTCGAAGGGCTGCCGGTACTGGCGGGGATCTCGCGCAAGTCCACGCTGGGCACGATCCTGGGCGGCCGCCCACCGCAGCAACGAATTGCAGCCAGTATTGCTGCCGCGGTGTGTGCGGTAGAGCGCGGTGCGTTTATCGTACGCGTGCATGATGTGGAACAGACCGTGGACGCGGTGAAGACCTGGTGGGCCGTGCGCAACGAGTCCGTCGCGGCGGGCTGA
- a CDS encoding DUF4149 domain-containing protein, whose product MFSSSYNSLPPLPHRIFLLLTVVWAGSLWTVGYMVAPTLFSVLPSREMAGMIAGHLFHTEAIVGVTIGVLQLVLCNVMIRRGANRYRALRWLVLGMLCCVLVGYFGTQPFMGSLKAKALALGVGVSESPYKSQFGMLHGVSSAFYLLQSLLALVLVWRASAPRSAGE is encoded by the coding sequence TTGTTCTCTTCCTCCTATAACAGCCTGCCGCCGCTGCCGCACCGCATCTTTCTGCTGCTGACGGTGGTCTGGGCGGGCAGCCTCTGGACGGTCGGCTACATGGTGGCGCCGACCTTGTTTTCCGTGCTGCCCAGCCGTGAGATGGCCGGCATGATCGCCGGGCACCTGTTCCATACCGAAGCCATCGTAGGCGTGACCATCGGCGTGCTGCAGCTGGTGCTGTGCAATGTGATGATCCGGCGCGGCGCCAACCGCTACCGCGCACTGCGCTGGCTGGTGCTGGGCATGCTGTGCTGCGTGCTGGTGGGCTACTTCGGCACGCAACCCTTCATGGGCAGCCTGAAGGCCAAGGCGCTGGCGCTGGGAGTGGGGGTTTCGGAGTCGCCTTACAAGTCGCAGTTCGGCATGCTGCACGGCGTGTCCAGTGCTTTTTACCTGCTGCAAAGCCTGCTGGCACTGGTGCTGGTGTGGCGCGCTTCGGCGCCGCGTTCGGCGGGGGAGTAG
- the greA gene encoding transcription elongation factor GreA — protein MSTIPITKRGAELLKEELQRLKAVERPAVITAISEARAQGDLSENAEYDAAKEKQAFIEGRIIEVESKLSTAQVIDPTQLDTDGRIVFGATVDLEDLESGKPVSYQIVGDDEADLDTGKISVSSPIARALIGKFEGDVATVLAPGGEREYEVITVRYI, from the coding sequence ATGAGCACCATTCCGATTACCAAGCGTGGCGCCGAGCTGCTCAAGGAAGAGCTGCAGCGCCTCAAGGCTGTCGAGCGTCCGGCGGTGATCACTGCCATTTCCGAAGCGCGTGCGCAGGGCGACCTTTCTGAAAACGCCGAATACGACGCCGCCAAGGAAAAGCAGGCCTTTATCGAAGGCCGCATCATCGAAGTGGAGTCGAAGCTGTCCACGGCCCAGGTCATCGATCCGACCCAGCTCGACACCGATGGCCGCATCGTCTTTGGCGCGACCGTCGACCTGGAAGACCTGGAGTCCGGCAAGCCGGTCAGCTACCAGATCGTGGGCGACGACGAGGCCGACCTCGACACCGGCAAGATCTCGGTCAGCTCGCCGATCGCGCGTGCGCTGATCGGCAAGTTCGAGGGCGACGTCGCCACCGTGCTGGCCCCTGGCGGTGAGCGCGAGTACGAAGTCATTACCGTCCGCTATATCTGA